A portion of the Bacteroides faecium genome contains these proteins:
- a CDS encoding Cof-type HAD-IIB family hydrolase, translated as MTKALFFDIDGTLVSFETHRIPSSTIEALEAAHAKGHKIFIATGRPKAIINNLSELQDRNLIDGYITMNGAYCFVGEQVIYKSAIPQEEVKAMAAFCEKKGVPCIFVEEHNISVCQPDEMVKKIFYDFLHVNVIPTVSFEEATSKEIIQMTPFITEEEEKEIRPSIPTCEIGRWYPSFADVTAKGDTKQKGIDEIIRYFDIKLEDTMSFGDGGNDISMLRHAAIGVAMGQAKDDVKAAADYVTAPIDEDGISKAMKHFGIIE; from the coding sequence ATGACGAAAGCATTATTTTTTGATATAGACGGAACGCTGGTCAGTTTTGAGACTCACCGCATCCCGTCTTCTACCATTGAGGCATTGGAAGCCGCCCATGCAAAAGGGCACAAAATATTTATCGCTACCGGACGCCCGAAAGCTATTATCAACAACCTTTCCGAACTACAAGACCGGAATCTCATAGATGGATACATAACCATGAACGGAGCGTATTGTTTTGTCGGAGAGCAAGTTATTTATAAAAGTGCCATCCCCCAAGAAGAGGTGAAAGCAATGGCAGCTTTCTGCGAAAAGAAAGGAGTGCCTTGTATCTTTGTAGAGGAACATAACATATCCGTTTGCCAGCCTGACGAAATGGTGAAAAAGATATTCTATGATTTCCTGCATGTGAATGTTATCCCTACCGTTTCTTTTGAAGAAGCGACCAGCAAAGAGATTATACAAATGACACCTTTTATCACAGAGGAAGAAGAAAAGGAAATCCGCCCGTCTATCCCGACTTGTGAGATAGGTCGCTGGTATCCGTCTTTTGCCGACGTGACAGCCAAAGGAGATACAAAGCAAAAGGGGATTGATGAAATCATCCGTTACTTTGATATTAAGTTGGAAGATACGATGTCATTCGGAGATGGTGGAAACGACATCAGTATGCTTCGCCATGCCGCTATCGGAGTAGCTATGGGACAGGCAAAGGATGACGTAAAGGCCGCCGCCGATTACGTGACGGCTCCCATCGACGAGGATGGAATCAGCAAAGCGATGAAACATTTCGGAATCATTGAATAA
- a CDS encoding Kelch repeat-containing protein, whose product MQRTYQFFIFIAIFALSFQPLKGAGLLFSRETPQTYLDLFSGNDISFTNSVTISFDLSILSHESFGQIWVYEDKAAPYSFAYIGRDKSSSSFVINSLSDKKQFLEIPVSPQAIGARKWLHVETRLDFQHQKAEVTIDGQKYSLDGITIPNPSKANIIFGANIKAIPEVPVMVIKNIMVRDEASHSFLFPLTESDGKLVHEAGNKLHGTVVNPTWQINKQFFWQEIGTFTSSAAAGIAFDEPDRQILVIGDNNISKFDINTLKLTEYPKETVGTQTGYSGEAIYNPDKQETYFYNLADIGGQTSPFFSTISDKALPTRIVSPQFSNPLHHHAYFFDQASQSLYIFGGYGNYQYSNLTYQYDFDHGAWKEIQFTGDVIYPRMHTVAGKGPVEGSFFVFGGVGNETGKQELGKDFFCDLYLFDTSKHIVKKLWSRAFPDNYFIPTRGLVFDSKKGCIYLLCIDRKTTNASLHRFDVKTGEHAIVSNEIVFQTNCILSTAYLFNNPKDNELYAIIRYSEDNNPKAKISVYKLNAPPITYQELKKWNADDDNDTSRAYLYCIIGGIAFFLILSVGYYYIKRGNKKEVVVQSIPEDEASADKVNASSASQLPIDAPVSTPIKINAIYLFGDFQVFDAKGNEIAYRFGPKIKQMFVLALLHSYDGQEGISTNKLSAQLWPEKTTTSAKNIRNVTINHLRNILTDLEGVELVFSNDKWKIVYGDNFYCDYLKALSIAKTLQQVASPQEKEVKQLTGLLQRGTLLPTFVHYEWFGYIKINHDELFIRIIEKLLPIVETNNEPRKVIVLADILFSFDGMSETALVFKIKALKKLGQKVYAQSVYERFQKEYQQLYGEKYKENSFEE is encoded by the coding sequence ATGCAGAGAACATACCAGTTTTTTATATTCATTGCCATATTTGCTCTTTCTTTTCAACCGCTAAAAGGGGCAGGACTGCTCTTTTCAAGAGAGACTCCCCAGACTTATTTAGACTTATTCAGTGGAAACGATATTTCATTCACCAATTCTGTAACGATCTCTTTCGATTTATCTATCCTTAGCCATGAGAGTTTCGGACAGATATGGGTGTATGAGGATAAGGCCGCACCATATAGTTTTGCTTATATCGGTCGCGATAAAAGCAGTTCATCATTCGTCATCAACAGCCTTTCGGATAAAAAGCAATTTCTCGAAATCCCCGTCTCGCCCCAAGCTATCGGTGCACGCAAATGGCTGCATGTAGAAACGCGGCTGGACTTTCAGCACCAGAAAGCGGAAGTGACTATCGACGGGCAGAAATATTCGCTCGATGGTATTACTATTCCGAATCCGTCTAAGGCGAATATTATCTTCGGTGCCAATATCAAGGCGATTCCAGAAGTGCCTGTCATGGTGATTAAAAATATCATGGTGCGGGATGAGGCTTCTCATTCTTTCCTGTTCCCACTCACGGAGTCGGATGGAAAGCTGGTGCATGAGGCAGGTAACAAGTTGCACGGAACAGTGGTCAATCCCACGTGGCAGATTAACAAACAGTTCTTCTGGCAGGAAATAGGTACGTTCACCAGTTCGGCGGCTGCCGGAATAGCGTTTGACGAACCGGACCGGCAGATATTAGTTATAGGTGATAATAATATAAGTAAGTTCGACATCAACACGCTGAAACTGACCGAATACCCCAAAGAAACGGTGGGCACGCAAACGGGATATTCGGGCGAGGCTATTTATAACCCGGATAAGCAGGAGACTTATTTCTATAACTTAGCGGATATTGGCGGACAAACCAGTCCTTTCTTCTCCACTATTTCGGATAAGGCTCTGCCCACCCGTATCGTTTCTCCTCAATTCTCCAATCCGTTGCACCATCATGCTTACTTTTTCGATCAGGCAAGCCAATCGCTCTATATTTTCGGTGGGTATGGCAACTATCAGTATTCAAACCTGACTTATCAGTATGACTTCGACCATGGAGCATGGAAAGAGATACAATTTACGGGCGATGTCATTTATCCTCGTATGCACACCGTAGCAGGTAAAGGTCCTGTGGAGGGAAGCTTTTTTGTATTCGGAGGAGTGGGCAACGAGACGGGCAAACAGGAGCTTGGCAAAGATTTCTTCTGTGACTTGTATCTGTTTGATACTTCCAAGCATATCGTCAAAAAGTTGTGGAGCAGAGCGTTTCCCGACAATTACTTTATTCCGACCCGCGGGCTTGTGTTCGACAGTAAAAAGGGGTGTATCTATCTTTTGTGTATAGACCGGAAAACAACGAATGCCTCTTTGCACCGATTTGACGTGAAGACAGGGGAACATGCCATTGTCTCCAACGAAATCGTTTTTCAAACGAACTGTATTCTGTCAACGGCATACCTGTTTAATAATCCGAAAGACAATGAATTATATGCCATCATCCGGTATAGCGAAGATAATAATCCAAAAGCGAAGATTAGTGTCTATAAGTTGAACGCTCCTCCTATTACTTATCAGGAGCTTAAAAAATGGAATGCAGACGATGATAATGATACCAGCCGGGCTTACCTTTATTGCATTATCGGAGGAATTGCCTTCTTTCTGATTCTTAGTGTGGGCTACTATTATATAAAAAGAGGAAATAAAAAAGAGGTAGTAGTACAGAGCATTCCTGAAGATGAGGCATCTGCCGATAAGGTAAATGCTAGCAGTGCTTCCCAATTACCAATAGATGCACCGGTCAGTACTCCAATAAAAATCAATGCCATCTATTTGTTTGGAGATTTCCAAGTGTTCGATGCCAAGGGTAATGAGATTGCTTACCGCTTTGGACCTAAAATTAAGCAAATGTTTGTTCTGGCACTGCTTCATTCGTACGACGGTCAGGAGGGTATTAGTACTAACAAGCTGTCCGCTCAACTCTGGCCGGAAAAAACGACAACCTCCGCCAAAAACATACGTAATGTCACAATTAATCATCTACGAAATATCCTAACTGACTTGGAAGGGGTGGAACTTGTTTTCTCAAACGACAAATGGAAGATAGTGTATGGAGATAATTTTTATTGTGATTATCTCAAAGCCTTGAGTATAGCAAAAACGCTGCAGCAGGTTGCTTCACCTCAAGAAAAAGAAGTGAAACAGCTTACCGGCTTGCTACAACGAGGTACTTTATTGCCAACTTTTGTACACTACGAGTGGTTTGGTTATATCAAGATAAATCATGATGAGCTTTTTATCCGTATCATAGAGAAGCTGCTTCCTATCGTAGAAACGAATAATGAACCCAGAAAGGTGATTGTACTGGCTGATATACTTTTCTCATTCGACGGAATGAGCGAAACCGCACTGGTGTTCAAAATTAAGGCACTTAAAAAACTTGGACAGAAAGTATATGCACAAAGCGTTTATGAGCGCTTCCAAAAAGAATATCAGCAACTTTATGGGGAGAAATACAAGGAAAATTCGTTTGAAGAATAA
- a CDS encoding tetratricopeptide repeat protein, whose protein sequence is MSVDTNNAEFQDALNLIQYTRQSVFLTGKAGTGKSTFLRYVCENTKKKHVVLAPTGIAAINAGGSTMHSFFKLPFYPLLPDDPNLSLQRGRIHEFFKYTKPHRKLLEQIELVIIDEISMVRADIIDAIDRILRVYSHNLREPFGGKQLLLVGDVFQLEPVVKNDEREILNRFYPTPYFFSARVFGQIDLVSIELQKVYRQTDPVFVGVLDHIRTNTAGAADLQLLNTRYGSQIEESEADMYITLATRRDTVDSINEKKLAELPGEPITFEGVIEGDFPESSLPTSQELVLKPGAQIIFIKNDFDRRWVNGTIGVIAGIDEEEETIYVITDDGKECDVKRDSWRNIRYRYNEKTKEIEEEVLGSFTQYPIRLAWAITVHKSQGLTFSRVVIDFTGGVFAGGQAYVALSRCTSLDGIQLKKPINRADVFVRPEIVNFAGRFNNRQAIDKALKQAQADVQYATAARAFDKGDMEECLEQFFRAIHSRYDIEKPVPRRFIRRKLGVINTLKEQNKKLKEQMKEQQERLRQYAHEYLLMGNECITQAHDARAALANYDKALSLDPNYVDAWIRKGITLFNNKEYFDAENCFNTAVNLHPANFKAIYNRGKLRLKTEDTEGAIADLDKATSLKPEHAGAHELFGDALLKAGKEVEAALQWRIAEELKKKRK, encoded by the coding sequence ATGAGCGTAGACACTAACAACGCTGAGTTTCAGGATGCCCTGAACTTGATTCAATATACACGCCAGTCGGTCTTTCTAACCGGAAAGGCAGGGACAGGGAAATCTACATTCCTGCGTTACGTCTGCGAGAATACGAAAAAGAAACATGTCGTACTTGCTCCGACGGGTATTGCCGCAATCAATGCCGGGGGAAGCACGATGCATAGTTTCTTCAAACTTCCTTTCTATCCGTTATTGCCGGACGACCCGAACCTCAGCCTGCAACGGGGACGCATCCATGAGTTTTTCAAATATACCAAACCGCACCGGAAGTTACTGGAACAGATAGAACTGGTGATTATTGACGAGATTTCAATGGTGCGGGCGGATATTATTGATGCCATCGACCGTATCCTGCGCGTATATTCCCATAACTTACGTGAGCCTTTCGGTGGAAAACAGTTGTTATTGGTAGGCGATGTCTTCCAGTTGGAACCTGTCGTGAAGAACGATGAGCGGGAAATATTGAATCGATTCTACCCTACTCCCTACTTTTTCTCTGCACGGGTATTCGGTCAGATAGATTTGGTGTCTATCGAACTACAAAAGGTTTATCGGCAGACTGACCCTGTTTTTGTCGGTGTCCTTGACCACATTCGTACTAATACTGCCGGAGCTGCGGATTTGCAACTGTTGAATACCCGATATGGAAGTCAGATTGAAGAATCGGAAGCGGATATGTATATCACGCTTGCTACCCGAAGGGATACGGTAGATTCAATCAATGAGAAGAAACTGGCCGAACTTCCGGGAGAACCGATTACTTTTGAAGGAGTAATCGAAGGAGACTTTCCCGAAAGTAGTTTGCCTACCTCACAAGAGCTTGTACTAAAGCCCGGCGCACAGATTATCTTTATCAAGAATGACTTTGACCGTCGTTGGGTGAATGGTACGATTGGTGTCATTGCCGGCATTGATGAGGAAGAAGAAACGATATACGTTATCACTGACGACGGAAAAGAATGTGACGTGAAACGGGATTCATGGCGCAATATCCGCTATCGCTACAACGAAAAGACGAAAGAGATAGAAGAAGAAGTATTAGGCAGCTTCACCCAATATCCCATTCGTCTGGCATGGGCGATTACCGTTCATAAAAGCCAGGGATTGACTTTCAGCCGGGTAGTCATCGACTTCACAGGCGGAGTATTCGCCGGTGGACAAGCGTATGTCGCACTTAGCCGCTGCACCTCACTGGATGGTATCCAGCTCAAAAAGCCGATTAACAGGGCAGATGTTTTCGTCCGTCCCGAGATTGTAAACTTTGCGGGGCGTTTCAATAACCGGCAAGCCATTGACAAGGCATTGAAACAGGCACAGGCAGATGTACAATATGCCACAGCCGCACGTGCTTTCGACAAAGGAGACATGGAAGAGTGTCTGGAACAATTTTTCCGTGCCATTCATTCCCGCTATGATATAGAAAAACCTGTCCCCCGCCGCTTCATCCGCCGGAAACTCGGTGTCATCAACACCTTGAAAGAACAGAATAAAAAGCTCAAGGAACAGATGAAGGAACAGCAGGAACGTCTGCGCCAATACGCACATGAGTATCTGTTAATGGGAAATGAGTGTATCACTCAGGCACACGACGCACGTGCCGCCCTTGCCAACTATGACAAGGCGCTCAGTCTCGACCCGAACTACGTGGATGCCTGGATACGAAAAGGAATCACGCTCTTTAACAACAAAGAATATTTTGATGCGGAGAACTGTTTCAATACGGCTGTAAATCTTCATCCAGCAAACTTCAAAGCTATTTATAACCGAGGAAAACTTCGACTAAAAACGGAAGATACGGAAGGGGCCATTGCCGACCTGGATAAAGCGACAAGCCTGAAGCCGGAGCATGCCGGTGCACATGAACTATTCGGTGATGCTTTGCTGAAAGCAGGAAAGGAAGTGGAAGCTGCGTTACAATGGAGAATCGCAGAGGAACTGAAGAAAAAGAGAAAGTAA